The bacterium region GATACCGTCGGTTCGTAGACCTCTTCGCCACCGGTGCCGCGAACGCGCACGGCGCCGTCGTCGACCAGCTTGCGGAGATGCGCCCGCAGCGTCATCTCCGCCGCCACCCTCAGCCTGTCCTCGAGCTCGGTCCCGTACACGCGCCGGGTCAGCTCATGCGCGGTGCCCCGCCCTCGCCTGATCTCGGCGAGCACCTGCGCCTCCCTCTCCAGCCGGTGAGCGCGGTAGCCGGCGATCTTTGCCATGGCGCCGGTCACCGGGTCCCAGTGGCCTGGGAACAGCATCCGGGGCTTGAGCTCGGCCAGCCTGTCGAGCGAGCGCAGGTAGGCGGCCACGTCGCCCTCCGGGTAGGTGACCATCGAGCTGCCGCGCCCCAGTATCAGATCGCCGGTGAACATCGCGCCGTCGCCCGCGAGCCAGAAGCACAGGTGGTCGGCGCTGTGGCCGGGGGTGTGAAGCGCGGTCACGTTGAGCGTGCCGACTCGCACGACGTCGCCGTCACCAAGCTCCGGGTAACGGCGGACCGAAGCGTGATGGGGCCTGGCGAAACGCTCCGCGAGCGGCAGGTGATCGGGATGCGAATGAGTCACCAGGACGACGCCGACGGTCGCGCCGGCGAGCTTCTGGTTGAGAGCCTGCAGGTGGCGGTCGTCGTCAGGGCCCGGGTCGATGACCGCCACCACCGGGCCCGCCTCGACGATCCAGGTGTTGGTCCCGGGCCCGGTGTACGGTCCGGCGTTGGGCGCCACCACCCGGCGTACCGCGGTCAACGGAGGGGTTGGGCCGGCAGGTAGATGTCGGCGCGATCCCGGCGGCTCGAATCGAGCCAGCCATCGAGATGCGTATCGACGATGAGCCGCAGGAGCGGCTCGCCCATCTCCGGCATGGCCAGGGGCCGACGCTCGCCGGTGGCCTCCAGGCTGACCTTCCACCACGAGCCGACCGGTTCGGCCGCGATGACGACTCCCTGTCCGCCCAGCCATTCCCGCGCCCGGGTGAAGGCCTCGACCAGCGCCGGCTCCGAGCCGGTCACCACGGCCTCCGGCGGCAGGTCCCGCCCCCCGCTGGGCAGAGCGAGGTTGAGCACCGCTCCGAGCACGACCCCACGAGCGCCGTCCTTGGGTTGGATGGCGGCGGCCTCCACCGCCGCGGCGCGCCGGCCGACCTCCTGCGCCTGCTCGAAGACCGCCTCCAGCAGCTCGGGCCGGCCGAACGCGGCCTGCCGGGCCGATTCCTGGAGCGCCAGGACAGCCGACCGCAGCTTGTGGCCGAGGCGTCCCAGTACGTAGTCGCGGTGCTGCTCGCCAAGCCGCTGGCCGAGCTCGGCGCAGCGGCGCGCCAGCGCGAGGCCGCCACGCTCCCCCCAGCCGACAAGGCGGCCGTTCAGGACCAGCGGCTCCCACGGTCCGCCGGGCGGCGGAAACTCGACATCAGCGGGTCCGTGGCGGAGGCGGTCGGGGATCGACTCCATCCCGCCGCCAACCCTCACCCACAGCGGCGCGGCGGCGTTCATGGAAGGCCTAACGTTAGTGGTTGGAAGACCCGGCAGGAAGCGGTGCCTCTCAGGGGCGGACTCGTGCGGGAACCGTGAACTTGAAGGTCGTCCCCCTGCGGTCGCTCGAGGCGACCCAGATGCGACCGCCGAACGAGCGCTCGACCACCAGCCGGCACAGGTAGAGCCCAAGGCCCAGGCCGCCCTGTGATCGGCTGCGGCCTGCCGGTCCTGTCTTCTCGAACAGGCTGTCCAGGCCCGCGGCCGGAAGCCCCTGGCCGCGGTCGGCCACCGTGATCTCGAGCCAGCCGCGCTGCGCCAGGCGGGCCTCGACCATCACCGGCTCGGAGGTGTACTCGAGAGCGTTGCCGATCAGGTTGGTGAGCACCTGCCCGAGATGAGCCGGCTCGCAGAACGCCGCGGGCAGATCGGGCGGGAGACTGACCTCGACCGCGGCCGACCGTTCCGCGTAGCGGTGCTGGAGGATGCTCATCACACCGTCGACGGCCGGCCCGAGATCGACCGGCTCCGGGCTCGGCTCGAAGTGGCGCGTCTCGAGCTTGGCGATGATCAGCTGGCTCTCGACCAGGCTGAGCAACCGGTCGGACGACTCGTAGGCCTCCTGCAGGAGCTCGCGGCGGCCGGTCGCGTCGATGGTGCTGTCCCATTGCATCATGCCCGCCAGCGTGTTCTTCATCGCCGCCGCCGGACTGCGGACCTCGTGGCCGATGGCGCGAAGCATCAGGTCTTTGGCTTCGAGCGCCAGGCGCTGCGCGGTCACGTCCTCGTGCAGCGTGAGGATGCCCGCGGGCTCGCCCTCCAGTCCAGGAATGACGACGCGGCGCACGTGGACCGTGCGGTCCGGGTCGTGCATGCGCAGCTCGAGGGTCCCGTCGGACTCGCCCTCCTCGTTCGGAACGGCGCCGGCGGCGGCGTAGATCTCCGCCGGTTTCCGGCCCGGCATCTCAGCCGCCCGCAGGCTGTAGATCGACTCGACCTCGGGATTGGCGTACACGATCCGGCCGGCCGCGTCTTCCAGCATCACGCCAACCGGCGAATGGCGGAGGATCGCGTTCATCATCCGCCGCTCGCGGTCCAGGGCGTCGACCAGCTCGAGCTGGCCGATGAGCACCGCGGCCTGGCCGGCCAGGACCGCGGCCAGGCGCCTGGTCTCGGCGGCGCCGCCGGTCATCCGCGCCACCAGCAGGCCGGCTAATCGCCCCTCGACCTGGATCGGAATGGCGAAGGCATCGGGGGGAGCGCCGAGCAGGTCGAGGAGAGCTCGGAGCCGCCGGCCGCCGGCCGGCGAGGCCAGCGCGCGCAGCAGCTGCTCGCCGTCGGCGACCGGGACCCTCGGCACCGCCTCTCCATCGTCCGAGCGGCGTACCAGCTGGCCGTCCTCGAGCAGCCAGAGCTCACCCTGCGAGCCGGCGAGCGCGCGGCGGACCAACCGCGCCATCTCCGAGCGCGCGCGGTCCGGCTCGGTGGGGGTGAGCTGGGTGAACGCGGCCACGGCCTCCAACGTGCGGATGCGCCCGCGCGTCTCCGCGACCAGCCGGGAGTTCTCGATCGCGACGGCCGCGTGGCGCGCGAAGTCCAGGGCCGCGGAGCTGGGTTCGGCCAGATGCGTCGAAGCGTGGACCGAACCGATCGCGCCGACGAGGCGGTCGCCATACCAGAGCGGGATCAGGCTCCAGGCCTGGCCGTCCGCGGTGCCGCTCATGAGCCCCGCGGGCGCGTCGCGCCAGCTGTCCTCCGAGCTCAGGCCGGACCATGAGAAGACTTCTTGGGCCGCCGGGTCGCCGCTGCCTCGGGTGGCGCTGATTCGACCCTCGGTGTCGAACGCCCAGCAGACCGCGCCCGCGCACTCGAGCATCGTCCTGGCCTGGTCGGCGATGTTCGCGACCACGCTCATGAGCTCGTGGCCGGCGAGCGCCGCGAGCTCCTGGATGCGGACGGACTGGGCCAGCGCCAGCTCGTTGGCGTGGTGGAGGCGCATCGTGCGCAGCGCAATGCCGACCACCGGCGCGGCGGCTTCGAGCAGTTTGAGACGCGCCTGCAGGATCCGGCGACCGTCGTTGCGCATCGCCATCACGCCGGCGACCACGCGCTCATCCTGGGCGATCGGGACCCACACCACGTGGCTCGGAGCGTCCGAGAAGATGTAGCTGCCGATCGGCCCGGCGAGGTCCTCACCGCCGGCCGCTTCGGCCTCCAGCACGGTCCCCGGCCGCTCGATCAACCGGCGGAAGAAAGGCTCCTCGGCGATCGGCACGGGGCCGACGGCAGCCGTCTCACCTCCGCGCTCGGCCGCAAAGGCGGCCACGTTGCCGGCCACGTCCAGGTAGGCGAGGACCATGCGCGTCGCCTCCAGGTAATCGCTGACCACGGAGAAGATCGCCTCGGCGATCTGGCGCTCGTCGGACGCCCCGGCCACGCCCATCTCCAGCAGGTGGAGCGCTTCGAGTCGCGCCCGCTCCGCCTGCGCCTCGCTGAAGTTGTCCGCATTGGCGAGCGCCAGGCTCACGTGCGCGGCGACGTCCTGGAGCAGCTTCACGTGCCAGTCGTCGAACGCGCTTTCGCTATATGACTGCAGGGACAGCATGGCGGTGATTCGCTCCCCGCTCAGCACCGGCACCCACAGGAACGAACGT contains the following coding sequences:
- a CDS encoding MBL fold metallo-hydrolase; this encodes MAGRTGSRHRGRTGRLVVEGQPGGHRRASAPGHAGDGRAAPAAHRRYASRWLARFEPPGSRRHLPAGPTPPLTAVRRVVAPNAGPYTGPGTNTWIVEAGPVVAVIDPGPDDDRHLQALNQKLAGATVGVVLVTHSHPDHLPLAERFARPHHASVRRYPELGDGDVVRVGTLNVTALHTPGHSADHLCFWLAGDGAMFTGDLILGRGSSMVTYPEGDVAAYLRSLDRLAELKPRMLFPGHWDPVTGAMAKIAGYRAHRLEREAQVLAEIRRGRGTAHELTRRVYGTELEDRLRVAAEMTLRAHLRKLVDDGAVRVRGTGGEEVYEPTVS
- a CDS encoding GAF domain-containing protein, whose product is MPSPGPRHVRRSARSRAPESPAPGGRPVRPVAARRSNTLTPAAVAHELGSCVTEADIVQVLYRGLHPLFGYDVVNLHVLEREGWYHSLTMDSGVLQDLRRRPLSGSVFARQYASPRSTVIPLDPKRQEMSKGPGAGRDTKFAIWIPVEHQGEVIGSVIYQAYRNRRVAPTEVAFLEEVHRSLGILIANASLNELTRNQARRLGALNSIARAMASTLDEASVLVALQTTLSELLPVDSLELVSMPGDQADQARLLHVEADSEPTSLGVSMRSPQLAQARLVVRDSTPRLTHEPNSSLWVPVKEGGVVRGALGITASKPYVYEASTAAFMELVSDEVTLALRNARSYEAIEDQRRRLEVVNSIGRRLASSLDRWSIMRTLREELASFLSFDGFILATITQTADGPVAEGYQHVGGIEEVVPPVALAVTGPSREAYETGRPVLVRNSPWARTFDHKDLQREQWTVGRGAAVFVSGPGTDRRLVSRSFLWVPVLSGERITAMLSLQSYSESAFDDWHVKLLQDVAAHVSLALANADNFSEAQAERARLEALHLLEMGVAGASDERQIAEAIFSVVSDYLEATRMVLAYLDVAGNVAAFAAERGGETAAVGPVPIAEEPFFRRLIERPGTVLEAEAAGGEDLAGPIGSYIFSDAPSHVVWVPIAQDERVVAGVMAMRNDGRRILQARLKLLEAAAPVVGIALRTMRLHHANELALAQSVRIQELAALAGHELMSVVANIADQARTMLECAGAVCWAFDTEGRISATRGSGDPAAQEVFSWSGLSSEDSWRDAPAGLMSGTADGQAWSLIPLWYGDRLVGAIGSVHASTHLAEPSSAALDFARHAAVAIENSRLVAETRGRIRTLEAVAAFTQLTPTEPDRARSEMARLVRRALAGSQGELWLLEDGQLVRRSDDGEAVPRVPVADGEQLLRALASPAGGRRLRALLDLLGAPPDAFAIPIQVEGRLAGLLVARMTGGAAETRRLAAVLAGQAAVLIGQLELVDALDRERRMMNAILRHSPVGVMLEDAAGRIVYANPEVESIYSLRAAEMPGRKPAEIYAAAGAVPNEEGESDGTLELRMHDPDRTVHVRRVVIPGLEGEPAGILTLHEDVTAQRLALEAKDLMLRAIGHEVRSPAAAMKNTLAGMMQWDSTIDATGRRELLQEAYESSDRLLSLVESQLIIAKLETRHFEPSPEPVDLGPAVDGVMSILQHRYAERSAAVEVSLPPDLPAAFCEPAHLGQVLTNLIGNALEYTSEPVMVEARLAQRGWLEITVADRGQGLPAAGLDSLFEKTGPAGRSRSQGGLGLGLYLCRLVVERSFGGRIWVASSDRRGTTFKFTVPARVRP